Proteins from a single region of Argopecten irradians isolate NY chromosome 7, Ai_NY, whole genome shotgun sequence:
- the LOC138327259 gene encoding corrinoid adenosyltransferase MMAB-like: protein ATYSKLLAAQKSEGQKFPKIYTKTGDKGSSSTYTGERRPKSDIIFEALGSTDELSCAIGLAAAEFCKEANLPILSELEQIQCVLQDVGSCVATPLSSARDSHFNFCDQVNKHVTDLERLIDDYTAELPPLENFIIPSGGKSSASLHLARTICRRAERQVTPLVRSGEISGEPLQYLNR, encoded by the exons GCCACATACTCTAAACTGCTAGC AGCTCAGAAAAGTGAAGGACAAAAATTTCCAAAGATTTACACAAAAACAGGAGATAAAG GTTCATCATCGACCTACACAGGGGAACGACGACCAAAAAGTGATATAATATTTGAAGCCTTAGGGTCCACAGATGAGCTTTCTTGTGCCATTGG ATTGGCTGCTGCTGAGTTCTGTAAAGAGGCTAATTTACCCATATTGTCAGAGTTAGAACA GATCCAGTGTGTGCTCCAGGATGTTGGATCATGTGTTGCCACACCTCTATCATCTGCCAGAGACTCACATTttaa tttttgtgatcagg TTAACAAGCATGTGACAGATCTGGAAAGGTTGATTGATGATTACACagcagagttacctcccttagaaAATTTTATCATCCCT TCTGGGGGCAAGTCTTCAGCTTCTCTCCATCTGGCAAGGACCATTTGTCGCAGAGCAGAAAGACA AGTGACCCCTCTTGTACGGAGTGGTGAAATAAGTGGTGAACCCCTTCAATACCTAAACAGGTAA